ACAAGCTGAATATGAAACTCTCTCATCAGGAGTCTTAGCCATAAGAGGTAGTATACCCATAAAGGCCGAGTAAGCCAAATTGAAAAATACATATCCAAGAATGTAAGTACCAGCAAACCATATTGCCCTACCTGATGCAGTAAGGCCTAAATCTGTGAAGCTTAACCAACGAAATAAAGCAGCAAGTACACCACCAATAATTAACCACGGGCGGAATTTGCCACCCCTTAACCTGCCTTTTTGCAGTACTATACCACATATAGGTATTGAAATCATATCAACAATACTGCTAAAAGTTAAAATTGTTGCCATTATTGCTGTTTCAACCCCAACTGCAGAAGTTAAAAATATTGCCCAGTAAGTAGTAGTTAACATTGTCATCATTGTTGTAAAACCATTTGTTACACCATAACGCAAAGATTTGACAGTATAAACGGACTTCTTTTTTTTCATAATATAACCTTCTCTATTTGCCTAGTGTTGCCAATACAACAGCTTCTACGTTCTTACGCTTTGCATTTGGTGGAACACTGCAACCTGAATTCATAATAAAGCCACCATCATCTTTAAATAATTCTACAAGATCTTTTGCATAATTGTAACAGTCTTCAGGTGTACCAACAGATGTAAGTGCCGGAGGTACGTTACCTGTAATACACATCTTATCTCCAAGTATTTCTTTAATTTTACGAATATCGGTTATATGGTCAGGATCCCATACACATGAAGCTTTAGGAAATTCTCCAAAATAGTGTAAAAACAATTCCCAATTGCCATCCATGTGCAGCCAGGCTTTTACATTTTTTTTATGCATCATAGGTACTAACTTTCTGTAATATGAAAAGTAGAATTTTTCAAAAACTTTTGATGATATGAAGTCACAACCTGCACGAGTTCCTCCAATAAAACCATATACACCAGGTATGGCATCTATCAATTTAGCTGATTCTTCTACACATTCATCCTCTACAACATCTAAAGCAGCTCTTACTTTATCTGGAATACGATACAAATCTCTAAAAAACTTAGGCAATTTACGCGCACCACTTAAAACTTCAAAAGGTGGAAAAGGTAGCATTCCCCCTGCCCTCCCAATGTTTTGTTTACCAAGAGCTGCTACTTTTACTTGCAGATCCTTGGCATAATTCATATCTGGTTTTGGCAGTACATCAGGATCAAATCCAATTCTTTTTAATAATTCCTGTTTTAAATAATTCCAACCTTTATTTATGATAATATCATAGTCCTCTTCAGTCATCGGTCCCTGTTCACTAATTTGCCAGAGTGCATTTTCGGGCAATTCACGACCAGGTACTTTCATTTTTGCAAACCACTTAGCTGCAAAACTTTGATGTTTAGTTTCCGCTGGCATTCCAAGGGAAACCATTGGTGGTGAATCTATTTCTTTCAGTATAGGAAGCTTTGCAGCCTTTATAAGATTTTCATCTACCAACCTAGGTCTTCTCCAGAAATCAGCTATAACCATTGTCGGATCTATAAAATTGTAATAACAGTGTCCAGAAAACAATATTGGAATTCTATCTGGCTTTTCCATATTCAGAGCAGCCATCATTCTTTTATTACATATCTCAGTCATTTCTTGTGGATTCATTTTATTACACCCCCAAATTTAAATCTATTTTAAAATAGTTCTATTCATTACCTTTTTTCAGCAAATGATCTTTCCTCCGTTTTTGTAAAAACCAGTACCACACAGAGAATTATAGCAATACCTAAAACACCTACTGCAGCAACATTCCATGCTGCCTTTGGGCCAGTAATTCCAAACATTCTGGTAACAGCTGTTAGGGCAAAGGGAGATAAAAATTGTCCAAAACCCTGTAGTGCAAAAAGAATACCTGTTGAAATTGCTGCAGGTGCTGATGAACTTTTAATAACTTTAAGAACAATTTCCGGATTAAAGGTTCCAAAACCAAGTCCATAAATAACACCTGCCACACAAAACATTAAATATGTGTTTACATTTACTAGTAAAAGAAATGATAAACCTAAGAATCCCACTCCAAGAACAATAGTGAATTTCTTAAATATTTTTGTTATAATTCTGCCATACATCATAGATGCAATAAAAGAACCAACAGTAAATAGCGTAAGCACAAAACCAGCTTGAGCAGCATTTCCTATCTTACCTGATACCATAACTATAGATACATTTGTCATAAAGGAAAATGTCATAATATTCAATATCATATTTAGTATGGCAATTATATAAGTATTGATAGTCGCCTTTCCTTTTGAAACGGATGTTTCAGTTTGAGTGGATTTTTTGTCTGGTTCAGGAAGCATGAACATTACCATTAAATATGATGGTATCATAAGCAAAAATCCAAGAAAAGCATATCTCCAACTGTACACAGCTAAAATACCGCCAACTACCTGAAATATTATACCAGAAACAGCCCCCACAGATGTCTTATATCCCATTAGTGCGTCTCTTTCTTCACCTTCAAATAAATAAGCTATCATAGAGGCAGCATAAGGAAATAACATTCCATGTCCAGCACCAAATAAAACCCTGGTAAATAATATTAAAGTCATACCTCCAAAGAAAGCAGGCAGGATTCCAATAAACATTAGAATAAACGATAAATATATTACCGCCTTTTTGGACATAAATCGCTCGAGTTGTCCAGGTACCAAGGAAAATATAATCATCATCAAAGACGGTATAGTCGAAATCTGTTTAACTTCAGTAGCACTTACATTAGGAAACGCCTTTGCTATTTCACCAAGTGCCGGTGTGGTCATACTCGTTGTATATAACATGGCTGCCAAAGTTAACACAGCAATTTTTACTGTTAAACCATATTTTTTTTCACTCATATCATTTTGCTCCTTTTCTGTATAATAATTTTAAAAATTATCAAACTCCTGTTATATAAAGTGCTTTCTATTATTACTTGCCCATTGCAGCTGCAATCATTGCTTTAACGTTTTCAGGTTTTGAATTAGGAGGTACACAGCAGCCTGCAGCCATAAAGAATCCCTGTGGTGAAAATTCATCTACAAGTTTTTTGCTATAATCGTATACTTCATCCGGTGTTCCTAGTGATAGGAGTGATGGTGCAACATCTCCCATAAAAGCCATACGTCCGCCAAGAAGTTCTTTAGCCTTAAATATATCAGTTGAACTGTCAGGATGAAAAATTGCCCTGCCCTTAGGGACATCAAGAAAATAGTCTAGAAAGCGGCTCCAATCCAGATCTAAATGAAAATAAATATTGGATCCTTCCTCAAGAATTACGTCTATATTCTGCTTCATGTATTTCCACATATAGCGGTCAAAATCTCTCATAGATAAGAAGTCTCCTGCTCCACGACCTCCGCCTACAAATACAGCAAGTGGTTTTTTCTCACGTATTTGTTTTCTTAAATCATTTAACTTATCCACCATAAACGCATCGAATGCCGCTTCAACTTTCTCAGGCATCCTATGCATATCCCTCATCAATTTAGGTATGGTACGTGCTCCACTAAAAACAGTAAACGGCCCTCCTGCTACTGCAGTTGTTAGTATGACACAACCTGCATCTGTATATTTTTTTGCAATTTTATCGGCAATAGTACCGTAATATTTCATATCATCACATGAACTTTTCAGGTTTTTTTCGCAGAAGTCTTTAAAAAAGTAATTCCAACCTTTATCAATGATGATGTCATAATCTTCTTCAGTCATTTTACCAATTTCATCTATCTGCCACTGTGCATCATCTTTAAGCTCACGCCCAGGTACCCTTGAAGCTGAGAGGTAAGCTAGTCCACTTGTTGTGGGCAAACGAACTGGAGTAATGACACAATCTATATCCCCTATGGATTTCAATGAATTCACTACTTTGTCTTCTGCTGCCTCATTGTCTGTTACAAATTCGCACAGCTTTCCACCTGAATATCTTAGTAAAAATGCTCCTGCGTGAAGCATAATAGGTGTTCTATCCGTTTTTTGCATTGCAATGTTCTTCTTGATCCTTTCCAAATGTTCATTATACAATTCCTTATTACTTTTCATACTAATAACACCCCCACGTAAATTAGTAAAAATATAAACTCACTTCAGTTTTCTTCCACATCAATGTTACCAAAATCCGTATATTGCTACAATGTTACAATTTGAGAAAAAATAATCAAATCGTTGTAAACTTTTACAATTACAATGTTGTTAAAATCATCCATATGAACTATAATTAAATTAAATTCTTTACATAAGGGAGATAATTATGTCAGTTCTGATGAGTGAAATTGTTAATAACTTAATGAAATACAACCCTGCTTTTAGAGTTAAACACAACTCCCATGTGAGATGCTGTAAGTTTCTTAATAACAATGATTTACCATTAGACTCAAAAGATATATATTTAGCAAGTATCTCTAATCTGCTTCCAAACATTTCTTCTAACAAAATTGTTAATTTACTACTTCTTACCAATAGAGATGTACCTAACTATTTGAAGGATAATCCTATGGTAAATTACATTGCAATTAATCAAGATATAAGCAAAACAAAAATCTTTAACGAACTCCAGGACTTATTTTTCCACAATGAATATAAAACAAATTGTGCTGAAAAACTATTTGATGCTTTAAACAAGGAAAAAGATGTCCAACAAATTTTAAATATTTGTGCAGAAATTCTTGGAAATCCAGTGCTTTTAGCAGATTCATTCTTATATTTAATTAATTATTCAGGTTTTGATGATAGTATAGATGAGCCCGTATGGAAGAATTATATTACGACTGGACATATACCATTAGAATACATAAATCAGCAAAATTTAAACTTGACAGTACAGAACAGCATAGCTCCAGACATTATGTGGAATACTAGTACTTTAAAACACAAACAAATTATTGGAAGAATACGTTTAAATAACACTTTAATTGCTTATCTGAAAATATTGGAATATAACAAAGAAATCACGAAAAGTGATATAATGATTATCCCTATAATTTGTAATACTCTAGCACTAGCAGTAGAAAAAAGCAAATACAGTTTTTTTATACCTGAATCTCCTATTGAAACATTAATGATACATTTGTTAAAAGGAGATATGATTTCAGAGATTTCCATTGAAGAAATACAAAATCAATTCATCGCTAATCAGTATACTACTTTCTACATTTTAAGTTTTTATGTAAAAAATGATATTTTTGATTTAACCGTAAAATTATGCCATGTAAAAGGATTAATCAACAGTATTTTTCACCACTACCATACAGTTATATATAATGATCATATAGTTACACTAGTTACTAAAAAAAGTCCTAAAGAACCAATAATAGATAGTTACCTGCATAATGCTTTTATAAAATTATTATCAGATAATCAAGTTGTTGCAGGTGTAAGCCGATGTTTTCACAATATAATGGAAATTTTTAAATTTCATGTACAGTCAATTAAAGCTGCCAAACTAGGATACAAGTTAAATAAGAAAGATAACCTCTATCTTTATAATGACTATGCTGTCTATCACTTATTTGAAGCCTGCTCTTTTAAAGAAAAACTTGAGGAATTTTGTGATCCTTCCATTTTAAAATTGATTAATGATGATAAAGAAAATGGGACATCTTATGCCCTTAGTCTTTATACTTATATTCAAAATAACTTTGATATACAAAAAACATCATATTTTATGAATGTACACTATAATACTATAAAATACCGTCTTCAAAAGATTGAGGATGTCTTAGAAATTGATTTAAGAGACAGTAATGTCGTATTTCATATTAGCCTTTCTTTTCGTATTTTAGGATTCCTAGGATATTTTAAATTATAAACCATATCCTTTCTCCATGTACTTTCCATAATTTTTAAATAGCAATATACTCTTGTATTAGACTACATCTAAATAATAAATATAATTATACTATTTAGATACTTCATATATAAATTATGCCAATAAGCTAAATTTTATATAGAATAGTTTCAAAAAAATTTGACTCTGAAGAAATAAATTAGTAAAATTATAAAATCAACAGATAAAAATTTAGCAGAGGTAAAAAAGCACAAGAAAGTATTGACCTCAAAAGGAGACATATATAATGAGTGTACCATCATCAATAACTGAATTTGTGGGAACAGTAAAATATGGAGATACAGTAGGTCTTGTTATAGCAAATGTGGATAGTTCTTTGCATGAGAAGATTGGATTAGATAAAAGACACCGTTCAATAGGAATTATAAGTAACAGAACAGGAGCAGGTTCTCAAATCATGGCTGCTGACGAAGCAGTAAAGGCTACTAATACAGAAGTTGCAAGTGTTGAACTTCCAAGAGATACAAAAGGTGGGGCAGGACATGGTTGTTTGATCATACTTGCAGCAGAAGATGTATCTGATGTAAGAAGAGCAGTAGAAATCGCCCTTAGTAAAACAGAAAGAAATTTCGGAGATGTTTATGGATTTGATTCAGGCCATATTGAATTGCACTACACTGCAAGAGCAAGTCTCGCTTTAAACAAAGGTTTTGGTGCCCCTATTGGAAAAGCTTTTGGAATAATTGTAGGTGCTCCAGCTGGAATTGGTGTCGTAATGGCAGATACTGCACTTAAAACTGCAAATGTTGAACTTGTTAGTTATTTAAGTCCAAGCCAAGGAACTGCCCATTCAAATGAAGTTATCATAACTGTCACAGGAGATCCAGGTGCTGTAAGACAATCGGTAATTGCTGCTAGAAAGATAGGATTGTCTATTGCCAGATCAATGGGCCAAAACCCAGTATCTACTACAGGAAAACCTTACATCTAATATAGTTATTTATAGTTATTTTTAATAAGACATACTTTTCGAGTAAAAATTTACTCGAAAAGTATGTCTTATCTTACTTTAACATTGAAAGCATATAATCAGGAATATTCTTATTTTTACCACCTGGAAGTTCCATTGTTGTTACTTTAGGCTTTCTGGTTGATAATTTCATAGTTTCGTCTTCACCTTTTGAACTCATAATCCTTAAAAGCCAGTTATCATTATCTACAAATTCATAATCATCACGTATGTGTGTACCCCTACTCTCTTTTCTCATAAGGGCAGCTCTTACCCCTGCTTCTGTGCAAGTTAAAAGATTTCGAACCTGTATCGATTCTATCCATTCATAGTTATAAACTATATTTTTACTTTTAGTACTCATTTCGCTTATGTCATATTTATATATTTTTAAAATTTCATCTAAAGTTTTTGTAAGTCCCTCCTCATTTCTTCTAAAGTTAAAGCCGGTATCAGCTGTCTTTTCTATATTTCTGTGTATTTTTATAGGGCTAACTCCTTCTTTTCTTTCAAGAGGTGAAAAAATATCTTTAATTATACTATCAATATTGGTATTTTTCATGCTTGGTTCATTTACATTTTGTATATATTTGCAAGCGGACAATGCTGCTCTATAACCCTGTACAAGCATTTCAATAAGTCCGTCTGCAACCCTCATAGCTCCAAATACACCACTTGTAGTCTCACCAGCTGCATAAAGTCCTGGTACTCCAGTGTACATATTTTCGTCTACTTCAATGCCGCCCATGCTGTATTCTGAGCCAATACCTACTTCCCATGGAATTCCCTTTCTAATATTTTCAACAAAAGTATTCAAGTTGTTTCCTTGATAGAATCCCTTTCTATACCACATGTTCATTAATGGCTCAGATTTTTTTAAAGCTTTTTCATAAATATCAAAAGGCACATTTGAATAATCAAAATATACACCTCCATTTGGAGTTCCTTTTCCTCTTGCAATTTGATCTCCATAATAATACGTAAATATAAGCTTTCCCATTTCACTTTCCTTAGCCATTTTAAGTAAAGTTTCAGGTATATTATCTAAAATTGATTCTCCCTTACCATTTTTAACAATAGGCATTGACATACTGGAATGTAAGAAAGGATAAATTGAACCTTTATATACTGATGGTGAAAGGGCAACTGCTGGTATATATAATAAAAATTCCATATCCGCAAGCTTTGCTCCTGCACGATATGCCATAGCCATTCCATCGCCAGTCATATCAGAAACAGTGCATTTAAAGGAATAAGGCTGATATCCGCCAGTAGCTAAAATAACTGACTTTGATCTGATTTCAATAATTTCTCCTGTATATACTTCTATGCCCACTGCACCTACAGCTTTTTTATCTTCCATTAAAATATCCACTGCTATAAAATCTTCTATAACATCAATACCGCTCTCTTTATTAACTCCGAATCGGCATCCATCTCCTACAGCTTTACCTGAGGTTATATATCCTTCTTCTCCAAAAAATGCAACCTTGTGTCCTGCTTTTTCAATCCACTGTTTAAGTTCAAAGCAGCACCCATCACAATCACTTACAAACTGCTCAACCATATTTTGATCACTTAGATAAAAAGATTGCTTTACAATTTGTTCAAATAATTTTTCCTTCGTATTTTTAGGATCTGCTTCCTTAAGTCCATATTTATAATATGCAGTTTCTCCATCCATAGAAAATCCTGCCCCTGCCATAATGGCATTTCCGCTTTTCCCAAGTTTTCCTTTTACTGCAAGTAGTACTTTTGCTCCTTTTCTTGCAGCTGTCACAGCTGCCATTGATCCTGCTCCAGATCCTCCAACAACTAATATGTCAGTATCAATTATCTTATCTATTTGCATTTTAACAGCCTCCTATTTTTATAACATTTTTAGATTAAATTTACAAATTTTATCACCTTTTGCAATGCAATATGGTCTCTCCAGTTTCATACCAAAAGCCTCAAACAAAATATGATCTATTTCACAATATAGATGTCCTAACTCCATACCAGCTTTCCCATATTGTGACCATATGTCCCCCATAGGACAATAAGTAATTTCTGATTGATCATTATCTGAATATTTCCAGCCATTTGAAGGCATATCTCTAACGGCAGCATAGGTTCTAGGATTATTTAAATCCAAACCTTTTTCCTTTGCTTCAGCTTTCATCGCATCTACCCTTGCTTTGCCAAACTTCTTAACTGCAGATAAAATTGCATCTTTTCCATTTTCTTCTCCCATTCTCTCAACCATTTCCTGTGCCATAAAATAATACAGTTCAGCCATAAGCTTTGCAAATTTAACTGCTGGTTCCTCATTACTTTTTAAATTACTCATTTTATTTACCTCCTCCTATATTTTTTATATAGTAACCAAATCCTTTACTTTTTTTCTCCCTTTTAAAGGCTCAAGGACAATTTCATCGCCCTTCTCTATTACATGTGTACATGCAAGAGAAGGAGTACCATCAACCATAAGAGTGCATCTTCCACAAATTCCATGGCCACAGGCACTGTGTTTGTAATAGCTCAAACTGCTGTCACAATGTTCCTGAATATAATCGAGAACATTCATTACAGTCCACTTTTCTTCAAAAATTACTGGAACATCAAAACAGTCATAATGTTCACCTTCTTCTACTGTTGGTTCAAATCGATATACTTTTACTTTCATTTTAATACCTCCAATTAATAAAATTTTTGAAAGCTAAATATTTTATAGTTCGTAATAATTTATTAAAAAAAATTTGTTTGAATTCAAACAAATTTTTTACAAAGACTTTGCTAATCTCCTTAAAAATTTAATGAGAAATTGTTTTTCCTGATCATTTTCTGTTGCTTCCAAGTATTTTTTAGCAATTTCATAATCAAACTTCATATGTTCTCCTTGAACAATTTTGCCTTCATCAGTGATTTCAAGATTAAATGAGCGTCTATCTTCTGGACTTATAACTCTCTTTACAATTCCACGCTTTTCAAGACGATTTATAACGCTTGTAAGTGTACTATTAGGGATTTGCAATATATTAAGTAAATCCTTTATCTGTTTTCCTGGGTTTTCTGCTACTACTCTTAGAACTCTAAAATCAAGCATAGATATTTTTTTTGTTTTATCTGAATAATCATTTAAAAATTTACTGTTAATCATTTTATATATCAGTTCATGTATAGCTTTATCAACAATTTTAATGTCCTCATCTTTTATCATAGCGCATTTTCTTCCTTACTTCGTAATATTTATGTTATGTAACAATAGTAAAACATGTTATGAAATTTGTCAAGAAAATTTTATGATTTTTTATCAATTACTTTAATATATTCTATCTATCAAAAATAAAAGATTTAACAACCCCAAAATATTCTCTTACACAATAATTAGGCAGCAGCAAATAGTTTACAGGGGCAGGAACACCCTCAACTCGAAAGCCATATCTTTTAGCTAAAAACTTAGCTCTAAAAACATGAAAATTACTTGTAATAACAGCTAATTGTATATTTTTCCTACCATCTATTTTCTTCAAAATCTCCCTAGTATATTTCATATTTTCCAAAGTATTTTTGGATTTTTCTTCCTTTATTATATCTTCATTCTTTACTCCATGCTGAACAAGGTATATCCTCATAGCTTCTGCTTCCGATATATCTTCTCCACGTCCCTGTCCCCCTGAAGCAATGACTTTTATGCCTGGATTTTGTTCTATATATTTAAGTGCTTCTTGAGTCCTCTGAAGCTGAACTAGAAGCATATTTCTTCCGCTGATCCCACCACCTAAAATCATAATATAATCAGGTTTCTTATTATGACCTTCATTAGCACTTACAAAAATGCATCCTTCAACAAAAATAAATGAAATAGCAATTATGGATATAAAAACTTTTAAAACTGTCAAAAATCTTTTCACCACTTTATTAAAATTATTTTCATAAAACTTTATTTTATAAATTCCTAGGATTACACAAACAATTCCGAACATAACAAAAAATTCTGAAAAATTCACAAACCTGCTAAATACTATGAAACAACTAATAAAATATAGTATGTTTACTATTCCAAAGGCAACTAAAAGGTATCCTATACCCTTGTGATCTTTTAAATTTTTCACGCTAAACACCATCCTAAAACATAATATTTTACTACTAAATATCCCTCCAAAATTATATTTACTAGATTTTTCATTTTTACACATTTTCATTATATACTATATCAAAGCAATTATAATAATAAAGATATAATGTTTAATAAAAATACTACAAAAAACCTCTTCGTGAAAACACAAAGAGGTTTCTTTTTTGTGACTATGCTTTATCAATAAATTATTTTTACATAGTACTCATTCTTCTGCACTCATCAGCACATTGACGACATGCATCTGCGCACATTCTACAGTGTTCATCATTGAATTTGCTGCATTCTGATGCACATTCATCACAAGTTGTTGCACACAAATTGCAAATATCATTTACATGATATCCTCTTCTAGCCATGGCAGTTGCAGCTGTTCTACAAATTTCTGCACAATCAACTAAATCAACTATACAATGTTCTCTTGCCTTTACATCTGGCTCTGACAGACACATTCTGAAACATTCCTCACATAATTGCATACATTTATTGCAAGAATCAATACATGATTGATACTGAGCATTTGGAGCCATTAAAGTTGAATTCATAATATAAACCCTCCTTAAAACTTTTATGTCTACATTTTATTTTGCTCTAAATATTTGACTTTATGCAGTTAATAGCATCTCTATATTTTATAAAAGCCCTCAATAAACAATTTTATGACTAAATTTTAAAAAATATTAACAAGTATAGCATAATTGTTACAATATATTTGAAAATATATACTTCTTTTCAAATATAATTGAGTTAAAATTTCCCTTATGATATGGTAGAAAGGGGTTTTTATAATACTAAACTAATTGCACTTTTGTATGTACAAAGCATAAATAATATACGCAATCCACATTAATATTAAAGAATCCATATAATAACATTTGAAAAGGGGTAATTTAGTTGAATTTAAGGAATATGCAAGGAAAAATTTTAGCATGTATCTTACCATTAGTTTTACTTGGAACATTTATAGTATCCTTTATTGGATATACTAATTCTAAAAACATGATCAATGATCAAATTGATGAGAAAATGGACTACAAGTTACACGAGTCTGTAGAAAATATGCAGAAACTTCTATTAAAGAATGGTAAAGTAGCTGAAACTCTGGCCAAGGTAGCCGAGACTTCAGGCAGTAGTTTCAGCCCAGATGCTTATAAATCCTTATTGGAAAACTTTGTAAAAACTAATGAAGAAACATATGGATCAGGAGTCTGGTATGAACCAAATAAATATAGTGCAAGCCAAAAATACTATGGTCCCTATGCATATAAAAATAACGGTAATGTAAAATATACAGATGAGTATAGTAATGAAACTTATAATTATTTTAAGTATGATTGGTATAAAAACGCAAAAAATACTAATAAGAGTTTAGTTTGGTCTCTACCATACTATGATGATACTAGTAAAGTTACCATGGTTACTGCAGCATCACCTTTCTACGATCAAAACAAACAGTTTATTGGTGTTACTACAGCAGATATGGATTTAACCAGTCTACAAAAGGCTATACAAGACATGAAATTTGGTACAAGTGGTAGAGCATTTCTTTTAAGTAGTGATGGAACATACATATCATCCCCAGATAAAAACAAAATTATGAAAGTTAAGATTTCAAATGACAGTAATAGTAGTTTAGCAGCTATTGGAAATGACATTGTAAAACAGAAAAGTGGTGAAAACACTTTCTACCAAAATAATGATAAATATAGAGTATATTATACTACAGTCCCAGAAACAGGATGGACAATAGCCATAACTATTTCTCAATCAGAATTATATGCTCCACTTAAATCTTTCCTTTTTAAAACAATAATTACATTTTTAATAATTATTGCATTAAGCATATTTGTAGCAATCTGCTTTAGTAGACAAATTAGGAAAAACATATCAAAAGTTAATGAATTAGTACATGCTGTTTCTAAGGGAGATTTAACAAAAACATTAGAAATAAACACAAAAGATGAGTTAAATATTATGAGTAAAAATTTAAATAGTATGACTGAAGGCTTAAAAAATATGATTTCAG
The genomic region above belongs to Clostridium sp. AWRP and contains:
- a CDS encoding uroporphyrinogen decarboxylase family protein, yielding MKSNKELYNEHLERIKKNIAMQKTDRTPIMLHAGAFLLRYSGGKLCEFVTDNEAAEDKVVNSLKSIGDIDCVITPVRLPTTSGLAYLSASRVPGRELKDDAQWQIDEIGKMTEEDYDIIIDKGWNYFFKDFCEKNLKSSCDDMKYYGTIADKIAKKYTDAGCVILTTAVAGGPFTVFSGARTIPKLMRDMHRMPEKVEAAFDAFMVDKLNDLRKQIREKKPLAVFVGGGRGAGDFLSMRDFDRYMWKYMKQNIDVILEEGSNIYFHLDLDWSRFLDYFLDVPKGRAIFHPDSSTDIFKAKELLGGRMAFMGDVAPSLLSLGTPDEVYDYSKKLVDEFSPQGFFMAAGCCVPPNSKPENVKAMIAAAMGK
- a CDS encoding FAD-binding protein, encoding MQIDKIIDTDILVVGGSGAGSMAAVTAARKGAKVLLAVKGKLGKSGNAIMAGAGFSMDGETAYYKYGLKEADPKNTKEKLFEQIVKQSFYLSDQNMVEQFVSDCDGCCFELKQWIEKAGHKVAFFGEEGYITSGKAVGDGCRFGVNKESGIDVIEDFIAVDILMEDKKAVGAVGIEVYTGEIIEIRSKSVILATGGYQPYSFKCTVSDMTGDGMAMAYRAGAKLADMEFLLYIPAVALSPSVYKGSIYPFLHSSMSMPIVKNGKGESILDNIPETLLKMAKESEMGKLIFTYYYGDQIARGKGTPNGGVYFDYSNVPFDIYEKALKKSEPLMNMWYRKGFYQGNNLNTFVENIRKGIPWEVGIGSEYSMGGIEVDENMYTGVPGLYAAGETTSGVFGAMRVADGLIEMLVQGYRAALSACKYIQNVNEPSMKNTNIDSIIKDIFSPLERKEGVSPIKIHRNIEKTADTGFNFRRNEEGLTKTLDEILKIYKYDISEMSTKSKNIVYNYEWIESIQVRNLLTCTEAGVRAALMRKESRGTHIRDDYEFVDNDNWLLRIMSSKGEDETMKLSTRKPKVTTMELPGGKNKNIPDYMLSMLK
- the pduB gene encoding propanediol utilization microcompartment protein PduB, with translation MSVPSSITEFVGTVKYGDTVGLVIANVDSSLHEKIGLDKRHRSIGIISNRTGAGSQIMAADEAVKATNTEVASVELPRDTKGGAGHGCLIILAAEDVSDVRRAVEIALSKTERNFGDVYGFDSGHIELHYTARASLALNKGFGAPIGKAFGIIVGAPAGIGVVMADTALKTANVELVSYLSPSQGTAHSNEVIITVTGDPGAVRQSVIAARKIGLSIARSMGQNPVSTTGKPYI
- a CDS encoding helix-turn-helix domain-containing protein: MSVLMSEIVNNLMKYNPAFRVKHNSHVRCCKFLNNNDLPLDSKDIYLASISNLLPNISSNKIVNLLLLTNRDVPNYLKDNPMVNYIAINQDISKTKIFNELQDLFFHNEYKTNCAEKLFDALNKEKDVQQILNICAEILGNPVLLADSFLYLINYSGFDDSIDEPVWKNYITTGHIPLEYINQQNLNLTVQNSIAPDIMWNTSTLKHKQIIGRIRLNNTLIAYLKILEYNKEITKSDIMIIPIICNTLALAVEKSKYSFFIPESPIETLMIHLLKGDMISEISIEEIQNQFIANQYTTFYILSFYVKNDIFDLTVKLCHVKGLINSIFHHYHTVIYNDHIVTLVTKKSPKEPIIDSYLHNAFIKLLSDNQVVAGVSRCFHNIMEIFKFHVQSIKAAKLGYKLNKKDNLYLYNDYAVYHLFEACSFKEKLEEFCDPSILKLINDDKENGTSYALSLYTYIQNNFDIQKTSYFMNVHYNTIKYRLQKIEDVLEIDLRDSNVVFHISLSFRILGFLGYFKL
- a CDS encoding uroporphyrinogen decarboxylase family protein, which codes for MNPQEMTEICNKRMMAALNMEKPDRIPILFSGHCYYNFIDPTMVIADFWRRPRLVDENLIKAAKLPILKEIDSPPMVSLGMPAETKHQSFAAKWFAKMKVPGRELPENALWQISEQGPMTEEDYDIIINKGWNYLKQELLKRIGFDPDVLPKPDMNYAKDLQVKVAALGKQNIGRAGGMLPFPPFEVLSGARKLPKFFRDLYRIPDKVRAALDVVEDECVEESAKLIDAIPGVYGFIGGTRAGCDFISSKVFEKFYFSYYRKLVPMMHKKNVKAWLHMDGNWELFLHYFGEFPKASCVWDPDHITDIRKIKEILGDKMCITGNVPPALTSVGTPEDCYNYAKDLVELFKDDGGFIMNSGCSVPPNAKRKNVEAVVLATLGK
- a CDS encoding MFS transporter, whose product is MSEKKYGLTVKIAVLTLAAMLYTTSMTTPALGEIAKAFPNVSATEVKQISTIPSLMMIIFSLVPGQLERFMSKKAVIYLSFILMFIGILPAFFGGMTLILFTRVLFGAGHGMLFPYAASMIAYLFEGEERDALMGYKTSVGAVSGIIFQVVGGILAVYSWRYAFLGFLLMIPSYLMVMFMLPEPDKKSTQTETSVSKGKATINTYIIAILNMILNIMTFSFMTNVSIVMVSGKIGNAAQAGFVLTLFTVGSFIASMMYGRIITKIFKKFTIVLGVGFLGLSFLLLVNVNTYLMFCVAGVIYGLGFGTFNPEIVLKVIKSSSAPAAISTGILFALQGFGQFLSPFALTAVTRMFGITGPKAAWNVAAVGVLGIAIILCVVLVFTKTEERSFAEKR
- a CDS encoding L-2-amino-thiazoline-4-carboxylic acid hydrolase — its product is MSNLKSNEEPAVKFAKLMAELYYFMAQEMVERMGEENGKDAILSAVKKFGKARVDAMKAEAKEKGLDLNNPRTYAAVRDMPSNGWKYSDNDQSEITYCPMGDIWSQYGKAGMELGHLYCEIDHILFEAFGMKLERPYCIAKGDKICKFNLKML